Proteins found in one Plasmodium knowlesi strain H genome assembly, chromosome: 12 genomic segment:
- a CDS encoding aconitate hydratase, putative, whose product MMKNLNVNLSHCVRSYCSKSNPFDKVRRKLGQGDLTYYDLNELNDSRIKSLPYSIRILLESAVRNCDNLKVTEENVETILSWKDNCRKKKEVPFMPARVLLQDLTGVPCIVDLATMRDTAAMLGGDADKINPLIPVDLVIDHSVQVDHSRSPEARELNEKKEFERNLERFKFLKWGMHSFKNMLILPPGSGIVHQINLEYLAHCVFQNNGVLYPDSLVGTDSHTTMINGLGILGWGVGGIEAEATMLGLPISMTLPEVVGINVVGKLSDHLLSTDVVLYITSFLRKEVGVVNKYVEFFGPSLKDLKLGDRATIANMAPEYGATVGFFGVDDTTLEYLVQTGRDKEKVNLIREYLVKNSLFNNYTDHIEYTDVYTLDLSKLSLSVSGPKRPHDNVLLSNLHKDFTACLESPVGFKGYNIPQNDREKVISFTYKDDKKYTLTHGSVVLAAITSCTNTSNSSSMIAAGLLAKKAVEHGIEPIPYIKSSLSPGSKTVQKYLEAGGLLQYLEKLGFYNVGFGCMTCIGNSGHLDKEVEDVINENDLICSSVLSGNRNFEGRIHPLVKANYLASPVLVVLLSLIGNVNVDVATYTFTTKGGQKIKALDLIPKKEEINAYEEEYLKAHMYTDIYKNIKYVNKYWNDIKIKEDKLYEWDVKSTYIHKPPFFDNMKLDPEKIHNINNAHMLLFLGDSITTDHISPAGMIHKSSEAYKFLKSKNIKDEDLNTYGARRGNDQVMVRGTFANIRLINKLCPDKGPNTIHIPSKKIMSVYEAAMKYKQDNVDVIVVAGKEYGCGSSRDWAAKGSYLLGVKAILAESFERIHRSNLIGMSVLPLQFLNNESAAHYNMDGTETFSIELNEGELRPQQHIKVQMTQRGKTISFDVLCRIDTEIEVKYFKNGGILKYVLRSLVKE is encoded by the coding sequence ATGATGAAGAACCTGAACGTGAACCTCAGCCACTGCGTGCGCAGCTACTGCAGCAAGAGTAACCCCTTCGATAAGGTGCGGAGAAAACTGGGGCAGGGGGACCTCACTTACTATGACCTGAACGAGCTGAACGACAGTAGGATAAAAAGCTTGCCTTACTCCATCCGAATTCTTCTGGAATCTGCTGTACGCAATTGTGATAATTTAAAGGTTACTGAAGAAAATGTCGAAACAATTTTGTCATGGAAAGATAACTGccggaaaaagaaggaggtgcCATTTATGCCTGCGAGGGTACTTCTACAGGATCTGACGGGTGTCCCTTGTATTGTGGATTTAGCAACCATGAGAGACACAGCTGCAATGCTCGGTGGAGACGCAGATAAAATCAATCCACTAATTCCAGTGGATTTAGTAATTGATCATTCTGTCCAAGTGGATCATAGTAGGAGTCCCGAAGCAAGggaattaaatgaaaaaaaagaatttgaaaGAAATTTGGAACGATTTAAATTTCTAAAGTGGGGAATGCActcatttaaaaatatgttaatATTACCACCCGGTTCCGGAATTGTACACCAGATAAATTTAGAATACTTAGCGCACTGTGTTTTTCAGAATAATGGAGTGCTTTATCCAGACAGTTTAGTTGGTACAGATTCTCACACCACCATGATAAACGGGTTAGGTATCTTAGGTTGGGGAGTGGGAGGCATAGAAGCAGAAGCAACCATGCTAGGTTTGCCCATATCAATGACATTACCAGAAGTAGTAGGGATAAATGTGGTGGGGAAGTTATCCGACCATTTGTTAAGTACCGACGTCGTTCTGTACATTACATCCTTCTTAAGAAAGGAAGTCGGAGTAGTAAATAAATATGTGGAATTTTTTGGGCCAAGTTTGAAAGATTTAAAGTTAGGCGATAGAGCAACCATTGCGAATATGGCTCCAGAGTATGGGGCCACTGTGGGTTTCTTTGGCGTAGATGATACAACCTTGGAGTATTTGGTGCAAACTGGTCGAGATAAGGAGAAGGTAAACCTGATCAGGGAATACCTAGTTAAAAACTCTCTATTTAATAATTACACAGACCATATAGAATACACAGATGTGTATACATTAGATTTATCAAAATTGAGTTTGTCAGTATCTGGGCCCAAGAGACCACACGACAACGTGTTGTTGTCTAATTTGCACAAAGATTTTACTGCTTGTTTGGAATCCCCCGTAGGATTCAAAGGGTATAACATTCCACAGAATGATAGAGAAAAAGTAATTTCTTTTACCTATAAGGATGACAAAAAGTACACTCTTACACATGGCAGTGTAGTGCTTGCTGCAATCACCTCATGTACCAACACAAGTAACTCCTCCTCGATGATAGCAGCTGGGTTGTTAGCAAAGAAGGCCGTGGAACATGGAATTGAGCCAATCCCCTATATTAAAAGTTCTCTTTCTCCGGGATCTAAAACGGTGCAGAAATATCTTGAAGCAGGGGGGCTTCTACAGTATTTAGAAAAACTAGGTTTCTATAATGTAGGTTTTGGATGCATGACATGTATAGGAAACAGTGGGCATCTAGACAAGGAAGTGGAGGATGTTATTAATGAAAATGATTTGATATGCTCCTCCGTTTTATCTGGCAATCGAAATTTTGAAGGACGAATACACCCATTGGTAAAGGCAAACTACCTTGCATCACCAGTGTTAGTCGTACTACTAAGTTTGATAGGTAATGTCAATGTAGATGTTGCAACTTATACGTTCACTACAAAAGGGGGACAGAAAATTAAGGCTCTTGATTTGATTccgaaaaaggaggaaatcaATGCCTATGAGGAAGAATACCTTAAagcacacatgtacacagatatatataaaaatataaaatacgTTAACAAGTACTGGAATGATATAAAGATAAAGGAAGACAAACTGTATGAATGGGATGTAAAGTCAACATATATTCATaagccccctttttttgataACATGAAATTGGATCCAGAAAAAATCCACAACATTAATAATGCTCATATGCTGCTGTTCCTAGGGGATAGTATTACCACTGATCATATTTCCCCTGCTGGTATGATCCATAAAAGTTCGGAAGCGTATAAATTTTTGAAAtccaaaaatataaaagatgAAGATTTAAATACGTATGGAGCTAGGAGAGGTAATGACCAAGTCATGGTACGAGGCACTTTTGCTAACATCAGATTGATAAACAAGTTGTGCCCAGATAAAGGGCCCAATACAATACATATTCCTTCCAAGAAAATAATGTCCGTGTACGAGGCCGCTATGAAATATAAACAAGACAATGTAGATGTTATTGTCGTCGCAGGGAAGGAGTATGGGTGTGGTAGCTCTAGAGATTGGGCGGCAAAAGGTTCTTACCTCCTTGGAGTGAAAGCCATTTTGGCCGAATCCTTTGAGCGTATCCACAGAAGTAATCTTATCGGCATGAGCGTGCTGCCGTTGCAATTTTTGAACAACGAAAGTGCTGCACATTATAATATGGATGGCACAGAAACCTTTTCCATTGAACTAAATGAGGGGGAGCTCCGACCCCAGCAACACATAAAGGTTCAGATGAcccaaaggggaaagaccATCTCCTTCGACGTGCTCTGCAGAATAGATACAGAAATTGAGGTTAAGTATTTTAAGAATGGAGGAATACTGAAGTACGTTTTGCGGTCCTTAGTGAAGGAGTAA
- a CDS encoding V-type proton ATPase subunit D, putative translates to MGALDESTPVPSRITLQLMKQKKKSAFQGYSLLKKKSDALFIHFRDVLKDIVKTKTKVGEEMGNASFSLAKAVWAAGDFKGQIIEGIKRPVVTLSLSTNNVAGVKLPIFQVHIDPTVDVLGNLGIASGGQVINNTRENYLQCLNMLVKLASMQVAFFSLDEEIKMTNRRVNALNNIVLPRLDGGINYIIKELDEIEREEFYRLKKIKEKKIDKLKDENVEHIPDEDHHESAKRHDNFATSQKDEDVIF, encoded by the exons ATGGGGGCCCTAGACGAGTCTACGCCTGTTCCTTCCAGAAt AACCCTACAGCTGAtgaagcaaaagaaaaaaagcgcaTTTCAAGGCTACTCcctgttgaaaaaaaaaagtgacgcTCTCTTCATTCACTTCAGAGATGTACTGAAGGACATTGTGAAG ACAAAAACCAAAGTAGGCGAGGAAATGGGGAACGCCTCCTTCTCATTAGCCAAGGCAGTATGGGCCGCCGGTGATTTTAAGGGACAAATTAtcgaaggaataaaaagaccCGTTGTAACCCTTTCCCTATCTACCAATAATGTGGCGGGCGTGAAGCTTCCTATTTTCCAAGTGCACATAGATCCCACTGTTGACGTTTTGGGCAACTTAGGAATTGCTTCAGGAGGGCAAGTGATAAATAATACGCgagaaaattatttgcaGTGTCTAAATATGCTAGTCAAATTGGCATCTATGCAG GTGGCCTTTTTTTCGCTAGACGAAGAAATCAAAATGACCAACAGGAGAGTGAACGCCCTAAATAACATCGTGCTACCCAGGCTCGATGGAGGAATCAATTACATTATAAAAGAACTAGACGAAATAGAAAGGGAGGAATTCTACAgactgaaaaaaataaaggaaaaaaagattgaTAAGTTAAAAGACGAAAATGTAGAACACATACCTGATGAGGATCATCACGAAAGTGCAAAAAGACATGACAATTTTGCCACGTCGCAGAAGGATGAGGACGTTATATTTTAa
- a CDS encoding tetratricopeptide repeat protein, putative gives MSAIKIFQRLVTKGRLSPHKVLQNAATRKFTSEGKKIWYSGPKDTYINSGFELKNEDTEKLIELLKESLKLKLLSCTYCSEEIAKHYLELAIMEHKNLLLNDSKNHYLKSFEIYKKIFGELSIMCANIQTYLGVVHKDLGDLKKAEEFLQLSLANKRLIIKKDNYLIIDTLNNLGSLYQHKKEFETSIGYFEDCIRILISSPIELNKNEQIALCYYNLSFSYLGLNDAHSAITCLIRSYSVAEETFGPDHTLTVRIRELRNRLERELEEAK, from the coding sequence ATGAGcgccattaaaattttccaaaggCTGGTGACCAAGGGCAGACTTTCTCCCCACAAAGTGCTCCAAAATGCAGCAACGAGGAAATTTacaagtgaaggaaaaaaaatttggtacAGTGGACCCAAAGATACATACATAAACTCCGGATTCGAgctgaaaaatgaagacacAGAAAAACTAATAGAATTATTGAAGGAGAGTCTAAAGTTAAAGTTACTCTCTTGTACATATTGTTCGGAAGAAATTGCTAAACATTATTTAGAGCTAGCCATTATGGAACATAAAAATTTGCTACTAAACGATTCCAAAAATCACTATTTAAAAAGTTtcgaaatatataaaaaaatttttggagAATTAAGTATCATGTGTGCAAACATACAGACGTATTTAGGCGTTGTACACAAAGATCTGGGAGACCTAAAAAAGGCAGAAGAGTTTTTGCAATTATCGCTAGCTAATAAAAGGTTAATAATTAAGAAGgataattatttaattatcGACACACTGAATAATTTGGGCTCTCTGTATCAGCATAAAAAAGAGTTTGAAACGTCTATTGGATATTTTGAGGATTGCATAAGGATACTAATTTCCTCCCCTATAGAactgaacaaaaatgaacagataGCATTGTGCTATTATAACCTCTCCTTTTCTTACTTAGGGTTAAATGATGCTCACTCTGCCATCACCTGTTTAATCCGGTCCTACTCTGTTGCGGAAGAAACATTCGGTCCGGATCACACCTTGACCGTTCGGATTAGGGAGCTGCGAAATAGGTTGGAGCGGGAGCTAGAGGAGGCAAAGTGA
- a CDS encoding inner membrane complex protein 1k, putative, with translation MNHNSGKNTDPSTERSDNSVGDYIHGRGIPSGDYIHEGQDQNAEGVGITELSENEFTGAQYIPELHGLGRPRQALPFEVNEMRIPGQVSPYHMPQDDTSSEKETLYDENGLPIRTNSNEQESDKKLWSWTNDGKLKLLCSQPIIPVSVVQGILRRDKIILIPQVEVTDFVVPKIYNQNIKHDVPKLDLKVKCSNVEIPNVKYVEKEIIIPIITGYTHKFIPKWDVHEVPRPVVKYIGEQKIVEVEVPEIKYIDKIVEREVVVDTVQKRVPKIIEVPKYVDEVKYVWKPIEKIVYIQKLVPKFDVNLECPPPLIVPYPVQTVKQIPPVMIRKDVKFPDCDYTDFNSPSGSLPVPREYVDYYTSRQKPPKGIFSNCCESNCKNGENHDETYYDVSRNCAMGGSEESIQNELNICNSSNPFVNTSVDSILNKGSSKLPLDADINASVSVMT, from the coding sequence ATGAATCACAATTCGGGGAAAAACACCGATCCGAGTACGGAGCGAAGTGATAACTCGGTGGGGGACTACATACATGGAAGGGGGATTCCCAGCGGGGACTACATTCATGAGGGGCAAGACCAAAATGCGGAGGGAGTGGGTATCACAGAATTGTCTGAAAACGAATTCACGGGCGCGCAGTACATTCCAGAATTGCATGGGTTGGGCAGACCGAGACAAGCCTTGCCCTTCGAGGTAAACGAAATGAGAATTCCAGGACAGGTATCCCCTTACCACATGCCACAAGATGATACCTCCTCAGAGAAGGAAACATTatatgatgaaaatggatTACCAATACGGACAAATTCGAATGAACAAGAGAGTGACAAAAAATTGTGGTCATGGACAAATgatggaaaattaaaacttTTATGTTCTCAACCGATAATCCCAGTATCTGTTGTTCAAGGAATACTAAGGAGagacaaaattattttaataccACAAGTAGAAGTAACTGATTTTGTTGTGCCCAAAATATACAatcaaaatataaaacatGATGTACCCAAGTTGGATTTAAAAGTGAAGTGCTCTAATGTTGAAATACCAAATGTCAAGTACgtagagaaggaaataataattcCAATCATCACAGGGTATACACATAAATTCATCCCCAAGTGGGATGTCCACGAAGTTCCTAGGCCGGTTGTTAAATATATAGGAGAGCAAAAAATAGTGGAGGTAGAAGTACCCGAAATTAAGTatattgataaaattgtAGAAAGAGAAGTAGTGGTAGATACCGTCCAAAAAAGGGTTCCTAAAATTATCGAAGTTCCAAAATATGTGGATGAAGTTAAATATGTCTGGAAGCctattgaaaaaattgtatacatACAAAAGCTGGTCCCCAAATTTGATGTCAATTTGGAATGCCCTCCACCTTTAATCGTTCCCTACCCAGTACAAACGGTCAAGCAAATACCACCTGTGATGATCAGAAAAGATGTGAAATTTCCAGATTGTGATTACACGGATTTCAATTCTCCTTCCGGGTCGTTGCCTGTCCCTAGAGAGTACGTCGATTATTATACTTCTAGGCAGAAACCCCCGAAGGGTATTTTCTCCAACTGCTGCGAATCCAACTGTAAGAATGGGGAAAATCATGATGAGACCTACTACGATGTGTCGCGCAATTGTGCCATGGGGGGTTCTGAAGAGTCTATTCAGAATGAACTAAATATTTGTAATTCCTCCAACCCGTTTGTCAATACTAGCGTCGATTCGATTTTAAATAAGGGGAGTTCAAAGCTCCCCCTTGACGCGGACATCAATGCCAGCGTAAGTGTGATGACATGA
- a CDS encoding casein kinase II beta chain, putative, with protein sequence MDEEGISNNESSNDVVDEENLEEERDHSDISFGRREDEEGGLHGDSADGGDGDDGDDGNDGNDGNDGGYAGFDVQVADAPSEEKDAEGGGNEEEEEEEEEVVEEEEEEEEEEEEEEEEEEDDDDDDDDDDDDDDDDYDDDEYDEDDFNEATVSWIEWFCQLKQNIFLVEVDEDFIRDEFNLIGLQTKVPHFKKLLKIILDEDDDDEDDDDDEDDYDEEDDEINRGSDDIYKNKDIYEQNAACLYGLIHSRFILTSKGLALMREKYKSSIYGTCPSIYCDNAKLLPTAISEVPKFLSPLLYCPRCCETFYPHKNSLINQLDGAYFGTSFASFFALSFNIQSDKKRIYYTPQICGFTINRDIRETLYLDMNKDNSESSEEYS encoded by the exons ATGGATGAGGAGGGGATATCCAACAACGAAAGTTCTAATGATGTAgttgatgaagaaaatttggaggaagaaagagaCCATTCCGATATTTCTTTCGGCCGCCGAGAAGATGAGGAAGGTGGTCTACACGGAGATAGCGCtgatggtggtgatggtgacGATGGCGACGATGGCAACGATGGCAACGATGGCAACGATGGTGGCTATGCCGGTTTTGATGTACAAGTAGCGGATGCTCcgagtgaagaaaaagatgcCGAGGGAGGTGGAaacgaagaggaggaagaagaagaggaagaggtcgtcgaagaagaagaagaagaagaggaagaagaagaggaggaggaagaagaggaggaagacgatgatgatgacgatgatgatgacgatgacgacgacgatgatgattATGACGACGATGAGTATGACGAGGATGACTTTAATGAGGCCACG GTATCATGGATCGAATGGTTCTGTCAGCTGAAACAAAACATTTTCCTTGTGGAGGTGGACGAAGACTTCATAAGAGACGAGTTCAACCTGATAGGGCTACAAACAAAGGTAccccattttaaaaagttgctAAAAATAATACTTGATGAagacgacgatgatgaagatgacgatgatgacgaGGACGAttatgatgaagaagatgatgaaataaataGGGGCTCGGATgacatttacaaaaataaggatatatatgaacagaacGCTGCATGCCTCTATGGATTAATACACAGTCGTTTCATTTTAACGTCAAAGGGGTTAGCACTcatgagggaaaaatataagtcAAGCATTTATGGTACGTGTCCAAGTATATATTGCGATAATGCCAAATTGTTACCTACTGCCATTTCGGAAGTACCCAAATTTTTAAGCCCGCTTTTGTATTGTCCTCGCTGTTGCGAAACATTTTATCCACATAAAAATTCTCTGATTAATCAATTGGATGGAGCATATTTCGGTACCAGCTTCGCTTCTTTTTTCGCGCTTTCCTTTAACATTCAATCAGACAAGAAGAGGATTTATTACACACCCCAGATATGCGGCTTTACCATTAATAGAGACATACGGGAAACATTGTACTTGGACATGAACAAGGACAACAGCGAGTCGTCCGAGGAGTATTCGTAA
- a CDS encoding sporozoite protein essential for cell traversal, putative, with the protein MEFLTPLLFLLIALQCALSFEEREILSHVNKFSVNEYIPKDDIKDHGKLEATEYFEKIAADFSDDINATKEALQNMFLDVEASFEDLSDDVAKSVSKYSYDTEEKLNILQGLLSEFVENSKGVIFNSPEEKKKEEKHKFKKMCDLILQKVKTLVELGAIDKYRIILKFGKGERKSDILDKVKNDNSISNELKEELLKYEEVEGKDANVSSLINFISPIYDNFLQKINAIIGELSADLGKII; encoded by the exons atggaattcCTCACTccccttttgttccttttaatCGCTCTGCAATGTGCGCTGTCATTCGAAGAAA gAGAAATACTTTCACACGTGAATAAGTTTTCCGTGAATGAATATATTCCGAAGGATGATATTAAGGATCATGGGAAACTCGAG GCCACAGAATACTTTGAAAAAATCGCTGCAGACTTCAGCGATGACATAAATGCAACGAAGGAAGCTTTACAAAATATGTTCCTCGATGTAGAGGCTTCTTTTGAGGATTTATCCGACGATGTAGCGAAAAG tgtgtCAAAATATAGCTACGATACGGAAGAAAAGTTGAACATTCTGCAGGGGCTTTTATCTGAATTTGTCGAAA ACAGTAAAGGCGTCATCTTCAACTCAcccgaagaaaaaaaaaaagaggaaaaacacaaattcaaaaaaatgtgtgattTAATCTTACAGAAGGTAAAAACATTGGTGGAACTCGGCGCTATTGACAAATAtcgaataattttaaaatttggtAAAGGCGAAAGAAAAAGCGACATCCTcgataaagtaaaaaatgataacagCATATCGAATGAGCTGAAGGAGGAGCTATTGAAATATGAAGAAGTGGAAGGTAAAGATGCAAATGTTTCCAGTCTGATAAATTTTATATCCCCCATTTATGATAACTTTTTACAAAAGATAAATGCAATAATAGGAGAACTTTCTGCCGatttgggaaaaataatctaG
- a CDS encoding GPI mannosyltransferase 3, putative gives MIYGDILKYGQAILKKYTKSKRCLLYLILFRLINCLVVRTSFFPDEYAQSIEISHYWVFGYGHKPWEWESCISLRSVVHPFTYAILFYLLKITKLDTPLAVLYAPRIFQGLCAALGDYGMIKLVTLWYAQLYRGVDDSDVGSQVDNRVSSARGLLLPVHAILTCYFLFWFHFYTICRTSSQSFECILNIWGVYFISRNYFPFVPTKGEIALLCLSESVKDKQNNQSKGVTTVVRRAVLPMDERLVQKCNHPSSIIRSDAVRTCSPSDEEENGRILHSGRGEETYNQGDTSTTGYYPILQCDDHKIPTSVDKFKTVQTQNLLLSLLCSSFCVLIRPNAAPFWLCIYFLYLVKCAKGHKTSLQMEEVLKIGIVYTLVFFLLGMVADSYYYKKITITFLNFFLYNFVSGQNSYFGEHPIHFYLSCVIPSIYLLFTPFTYYTVFYLMRNVTRERRSPLDAVINRIDYSVYMATLLEILSLSLSVHKEHKLLIGYMPFITICTGLGIHKCWMYVQEATRKKKKKFFFFFLNIGFLLHMMCTFFFSRVHNSSAEKVATYFRNLKTVNDKEVTILMTDCYDTPLYSHIHRQFKIGFLDCSPHIRKQNGHILQNWRKKIYDNNFGNVFYDLFDETKRTPESVQPYIIPDKNFHWFGHKNFNRRKHFKWVYEKINFSCLHYRFSVPLNGDLPLYLVTTSDRLSHLAPFLSQFNYHLDVDPIFSHYTVVQGGMKLGVVNHLIFKRGST, from the coding sequence ATGATATATGGTGACATTCTTAAATATGGACAGGCCATACTAAAGAAGTATACAAAGTCCAAGAGATGCCTGTTGTACTTAATCCTTTTTAGACTGATTAACTGTTTAGTTGTTCGAACATCCTTTTTTCCAGATGAGTATGCTCAGTCTATCGAAATTTCTCATTATTGGGTTTTTGGTTATGGACATAAACCCTGGGAATGGGAATCCTGTATATCTTTGCGCTCTGTTGTTCACCCCTTTACGTatgccattttattttatcttttgaAAATCACCAAATTGGACACCCCCCTTGCGGTTCTATACGCCCCAAGGATTTTTCAGGGGCTTTGTGCGGCGCTCGGCGATTATGGGATGATCAAGTTGGTTACGCTTTGGTATGCGCAGTTGTACAGAGGGGTAGACGACAGCGATGTGGGTAGTCAAGTGGATAACCGTGTAAGTAGCGCAAGAGGACTGCTGCTCCCAGTGCATGCAATCCTAACCTGCTACTTCCTCTTCTGGTTCCACTTTTACACGATTTGCAGAACATCTTCTCAGTCATTCGAGTGTATACTGAATATATGGGGGGTATATTTCATCTCCAGAAACTACTTCCCCTTTGTTCCCACCAAGGGGGAAATAGCCCTTCTCTGTTTGAGTGAAAGCGTGAAGGATAAACAGAACAACCAATCGAAAGGAGTAACAACTGTTGTGCGTAGAGCCGTTCTTCCCATGGATGAAAGATTAGTGCAAAAGTGCAACCATCCCAGTAGTATCATCCGTAGTGATGCTGTAAGGACATGTTCCCCTtctgatgaagaagaaaatggaaggatTCTACACAGCGGAAGAGGGGAAGAGACATATAATCAGGGTGATACTTCCACAACTGGGTATTACCCAATACTTCAATGTGACGATCACAAGATCCCCACATCAGTAGACAAATTCAAAACCGTACAGACACAAAATCTTCTTTTAAGCCTATTGTGCAGCTCCTTCTGTGTTCTAATCAGACCGAACGCCGCCCCATTTTGGCTATGCATATATTTCCTCTACTTGGTGAAATGCGCCAAAGGGCACAAGACATCTCTGCAAATGGAGGAAGTGCTCAAAATTGGAATAGTGTATACGCtggtattttttctcctgggAATGGTAGCAGATTCGTATTATTACAAGAAAATAACCATcacatttttgaatttttttctatataattTTGTAAGTGGTCAAAACAGTTACTTTGGAGAGCACCCTATCCACTTTTACCTGTCCTGTGTCATTCCATCCATATACCTTCTCTTTACCCCATTTACATACTACACTGTTTTCTACTTAATGAGAAATGTAacaagagaaagaagaagccCACTTGATGCAGTCATCAACAGAATAGATTACAGTGTCTATATGGCTACTCTTTTGGAAATCCTATCCTTATCACTTAGTGTTCATAAGGAGCACAAACTTCTCATCGGTTATATGCCCTTCATCACAATATGTACTGGTTTGGGGATACACAAATGTTGGATGTATGTACAGGAGgcgacaagaaaaaaaaaaaaaaaattttttttttttttcctaaatataggttttcttcttcatatgATGTGCACTTTCTTCTTCAGTAGAGTGCATAACAGTTCTGCAGAAAAAGTTGCCACCTACTTTCGAAACCTTAAAACAGTTAATGATAAGGAGGTGACGATTTTGATGACTGACTGCTATGACACCCCACTGTATTCTCACATTCATAGACAATTTAAAATAGGCTTCTTAGACTGTTCACCACATAttagaaaacaaaatgggcaTATCTTACAAAActggagaaagaaaatatatgataataattttggaaatgttttttatgACCTATTTGATGAGACAAAAAGGACGCCGGAGTCGGTTCAACCATATATAATACCAGACAAGAATTTCCACTGGTTTGGccacaaaaattttaacagaCGAAAGCATTTCAAATGGGTTTACGAGAAAATTAACTTTTCCTGTTTGCATTACCGTTTTTCTGTACCCCTTAATGGAGATCTCCCTCTTTACTTGGTCACCACTTCGGACCGGCTATCCCATTTGGCACCGTTTCTATCCCAGTTTAACTATCACCTTGATGTGGaccccattttttcccactatACAGTGGTACAGGGGGGCATGAAGCTGGGCGTCGTTAACCATTTGATTTTTAAGCGGGGCTCTACGTAG
- a CDS encoding 40S ribosomal protein S6, putative codes for MKLNISNPLNNVQKSIEIDDEKKLLPFMEKRIGNVVPGDSIGEEFLGYVFRITGGNDKQGFPMMQGVLTNHRVRLLFKKGMKCYRPRKKGEKRRKSVRGCIVGQDLSALNLTLVKKGTNEIPGLTDKAVGKKLGPKRASKIRKLFNLDKTDDVRKYVIGRAISKNGKNRFIKPKIQRLVTEKRLLRKRSLMAKKEKHRLEKKKVIKEYKKLLNQYKNGLLTNTDENAGKKKKVKKTLAKDTKKKDKKNLKGDKAEAGKKDTVKKDGTKKEVAKKDAGKKAASGSAATAKVKEEKKSKQDNKAVKVEKKAPAKPKKEEVKGGKKK; via the coding sequence ATGAAGCTGAACATCTCGAACCCACTGAACAATGTTCAGAAAAGCATAGAAATCGACGACGAGAAGAAGCTACTGCCCTTCATGGAGAAGCGCATAGGAAACGTCGTCCCCGGGGATTCCATAGGCGAAGAATTTTTAGGATACGTATTTAGGATAACCGGAGGAAATGACAAGCAGGGATTTCCAATGATGCAAGGAGTGCTAACGAACCACAGGGTCAGGTtgctatttaaaaaaggcaTGAAATGTTATAGGccaaggaaaaagggagaaaaaagacgAAAGTCTGTAAGAGGATGTATAGTAGGCCAAGATTTGTCAGCACTAAATCTAACCCTAGTGAAGAAAGGTACAAATGAAATCCCAGGATTGACCGATAAAGCAGTGGGAAAGAAGCTAGGACCAAAGAGAGCTTCAAAAATTAGAAAGCTTTTCAACCTTGACAAAACGGATGATGTTAGAAAGTATGTCATCGGAAGAGCCATTtcgaaaaatggaaagaacagATTTATCAAGCCAAAGATACAAAGACTTGTTACAGAAAAGAGGCTATTACGTAAGAGATCACTCAtggcaaagaaggaaaaacacagattggaaaagaaaaaagtaattaAGGAATATAAAAAGCTATTGAACCAGTACAAAAATGGACTGCTGACAAACACCGATGAAAATGccggaaaaaagaaaaaagttaaaaagacCCTTGCGAAAGATACcaagaaaaaagataaaaaaaatcttaaGGGGGACAAAGCAGAAGCAGGCAAAAAGGATACCGTTAAAAAGGATGGTACCAAAAAGGAGGTAGCCAAGAAAGACGCAGGAAAGAAAGCAGCATCTGGATCCGCAGCAACGGCCAAAGttaaagaagagaagaaatccAAGCAGGACAACAAAGCGGTGAAGGTGGAGAAGAAGGCCCCCGCCAAGCccaagaaggaggaagtcaAGGGTGgcaagaagaagtaa